Part of the Citrus sinensis cultivar Valencia sweet orange chromosome 2, DVS_A1.0, whole genome shotgun sequence genome, TGTTTAGAAGCTAACAATTTGTAACTGGTTCTTAGAATTTAAAGCACTAGGACAACAGCAGTAGCCTCtgaaagtaaaaaaagatcttaaattataagaattttcatgataaattaattttgaataataaaaccaTGGTACCTCCAAATCAAATGTAAGAATTTTCATGATCTAACATCtgtgatttattatataatataagatgCATTAATACATTAATGTTCAAATTGATCATCTGTTCAAAAAGATGAAATGGAATTCTCTCTTCAGCAATAAACCATTAAGTTCACCAGGCAATCAAGTAGCAGTGATTGATTGATGGGATCCAAAAAACTAGTGACTTAGCACTTGTATTGCATAAATGCTGGACTGATAGACAGCATCAAATAATCAAAGCTAGCATTTGATATCTGTCCTATCTCTTTTCTTTACTTCGGTTGTTTAGCATCCactaaataactaatttatcagataaaaatcaaacaaacgAATTGCAGATACAAATTCATACAACTTATAACTGTCCGTATAGGCTCCTAGATTTGATAGTGTTAGAAATGTGGCCTTCAGTTACAGGCTAATAATGTGTTACTGTAATATGAGCTAATTATATGGGAAACTAGTTGAACGGTAATTAGTTAGGCAAACTACATGTATTTGAAAGTTTTCCTTACAATGGGAATTAACCTACTATGTAAACACTCTTCTTTTACGTACTTATGCATAGTGAAATTCAATTGTGTAAGAGATTCTGTCATCTCTTTGTTATTTCATTCAATCAAGTTTTCCGTTAGCACAGTTTATGCATCCTTTGTGATGCATGTTGATTGTACTACAGCAACTCAACCCCTGAACAAGGCTAACTATGATCTAGATATCCCATCTAACAAGATTACATAAGGCATTAAACTAACAAACCAGAGTATGGCCATCCAATGTCtgaattttctcttttctacCATTAGATGTGACAGGACAAAAATTAGTAGAATTATCAATCAGATCTAAGCATCAATGACCTGGAAGAAATCTTCAAAGTAACCACAGATGTTGCAATCTACATACAAAGtgaatatcaataaaaagTTGAGTATACTAAAAAGGGAACAGAATACCTCCAGATCCCTTTTTCTAGGGTAAAATAAGATTGTAGTCAGAACATCTACGGAAGGAACATCAGCAACAGCAACCTTGAACAATTCAGGCCTCATGTTGAGAACAGCCCCAATGAGCATTCCCCCAGCACTGCCTCCCTCAATACACAGATTGTCCTCTGAACAGTAGTTGCTTTTGATTAAGTAATCAGCACATGCAATGAAGTCCGTGaaagtatttcttttattcaataatttccCGTTTTCATGCCACTGCTTCCCCTTTTCATCCCCACCCCGAACATGCGCTATTGCGAAGATGATACCACGATCCAATATAGTAAGTCGCGATGCTATGGAATTAGAATAGCTGGAAGGCTACTCACAAGAAAAGAGTGAAGAGAGTTAGGATCAAAAAGAAACTTCaaataaatcatcaaaaacAGGCCAGTAGCATTTAAAAGGACCCCTCTCGGTTGGCAGATGATACCattcttatattattaaagtttgctgTTCAGGGTACATAAATACTCAGTTAAAGCCTCTAGTACCGTTAAGGGGTGAGGTACTGTAATTGGAAGGGGGCAAATCTGCCTTTTGGTTGGTATGTCATCACCCCACAGTCCCCATCCCAAGAAAACCCCACAGCCAAAATCATTACTCCCTACTCAAGTTCACAGTAAAGACCAAGTAACATTCGTTGATTCATTTTATGATATAAGGGGAACGAGAAAGacttgaagaaaagaaaatgtttagctATAAAACTTAAGCATTTTGGCATTGACATGTTCCATGATTTCAAAAATGGTTTGCAAACTGGAATGCGACTGCCCAGAAGGTTTTtctacttttcaaataagatttacaaaaaatttcaaataagtaattcTAGAAAAGGACATTGTaggagattttttaaaaaaaggaaaattgcaAAACTACATGAGCAcaatcaacaattttattaagggTTGAAGCAGACAGAAgcatcaaacaaaatttagatAACATTTTGACAGTTTTATCATATGCTCCCATGTTAAGATCCGTTGCATTGTTTCATAAAGCATAGAGTGAGATAAGATAAAACCCTTATAAATCCAGTTTGCGCCACAAGGaagcaataattttaatgctcAGACTTGAATATTACCCCAAGTCCGTATGAACCATAGCCAAAAAGTAGCAATGGATCAGACCCATCAAGTTTCACACGATTCTTTCTGTAGACAATGGATATAGGAATTTCCTCGCCGTCTGAAGCATATGCCCGCTTGCTTTCAGTAACATAATTAGACTCATCAAACCCTCCCAAGATCTGAAGAAATAGTGGACAGAGTACTCAATGTTAAACACGTAGGAGAATCTTCCATTGTGTGAGGTATGGGCCAGATAATGTTTAAGCAAATAATAAGACACACAAGAAAATCTACGAACttctcaaaatttcaaaaaaccAAGAAATATTTCCTCATTTTACTTACCGTCTCCTTCTTCTTTAAAACAGAAATTCCTGTATTCATGTCGTAATCGTATGCTGAGAAAGGCATCCGCATTGTGTAAAAACAAATCCGCAAAATGCTGGAGGAAAACTGTGAGTCTCTTATACCGTGAATCCTGCTTATGCATAATTCAGATTTAAAAATGTCCACAGTCCGGCCTCCTTGAAGGGTTTTTAGTGGTTCTCCAACAGGTGGAAGGCAATAAGTGGTTATTTTGGGCAGACCCTCTTCAAGCTCATACACAGCAATATGATCAGCGAAAAGCCTTACTTCCTCAACCCGTACCCTggattaagaaaataaaagattaagagACTAAAATAAGCATTATTTCACTACAAGGCTGCCagtatgcatttttgggataTGGAGGGCACCAATCACTCTACACTTCTGCATACAGTTTTCAAGATAGATGCAGACAAATGATTTTCTAAGTTTCTGAAAGGACCAAATTGTACAAAATGAGAAACCGATTAAGATAATGCATCTCTGTGACTCATGCATTTCTGTAACCCCTCTATTCTGTATCATTTGAGAAGATATGATAAGAAACATATTCTACCCATTACCCTTTtgatttaaaacaatataGTTGAGAAAGAAAGATCTATGAAACTTGGTATTACCTTTCCCTGTGTGGAATAAGAACCGTGGTTTCAAAGGTATTATCAACCGGACATGTTAGTACATCACTGTGGAACCCTCCATCACTTCTTCTTATGAAGAATTGATTTCCACGATGACTGACAAACATATCAATGCCAAGGTGCCAAGGGGGCAAAAACCAAAGCGTTTCAGGCCGAGAAACATCAAAATAGTAGACAAAGCCCGTAACTTTGGTTTTGgatttaacaaacaaaaatttcttGCTCTCGGAAGCTTCAAGAGTAAGGTCAAACAAATCTTCCCTCGTGCGATAAAGGCAGGTGTCCTTTGACTGCTCTTCTCCCAACTTATGAAACCACAcctgttattattttcaaagcaAACCATTAGGAGATTAGGAGAAATGACTATTTTCACTTGCTGCACATGCACTCTATTCTCAACCCAAATTGCCAACCATATAGGCCAACAGAATGATTAATGAAGTTAAATTAACCATCCAAAATCAAACCGCTAATCTGTATAACAATGAAAGAGAGGATAGGATATTCTAACTGTAATGCTCCCTGAAGATGTTCCTCTTTGTAAGGTTGGCTCTCCTTGTATATACAAGCTTAATTAGGACCATGCCAGTTATAACGTATACCGTCAAGTTTCTAAGTTAGTTTTTATCCAACAACTTGCAAttctggaaaagaaaaatttaggactgtaaatttaattacctACACCGGAGTATTTGAAGATGGTGATAAAAGGAGCACGATAATGCAGAAAAAGGACAAGGTAGAATCTCAGGAGTAAAATACGAAAAAAGTTCTTTAAACATAATAGCATACAGACATAGATAAGCGCAATCTCTTATAGAATGGAAAAGAAACAAGGGCTAGTCTCATTTCATCTATGAAttccaaaaattacaaataaataaataaaagacagACATAGGTATCTACAACTTTGAAAGGAGAAGCAATCAAAGTAGAATTTGGTACCTAAGATTCATATACCTGAGGCTCTGCTATGGCATTGCGCCTTGTGTAAAGAAAAGCTTCATCACCAGCCCATTCAAACTCCAAACATCCCTGTATAGGCTTCTCCGCAGGGGCTCCTGTCTCTGAATCAATGACACAAACGGTTCCGCAGTTTTCTCGAAATGCCACCAACTTGTTATTTGGACTAACCTAAATCACATAAAAGACATAATCAATAACTGCAGAAACATTAACTCAAACCTAtacgtttttattttaagaaaaaagattcCGAGTAGCTTCTCTTCCCATATCTAATTACCTTGAAAGCAGTAATCCGGTAATTCTCCAGagaatttttatacttaataacTTCCTCATCAATGATAACCTCCTCTGGAGGGTCATCAGGTCCCGTTGGCATTATATCATACACAGATGGTGGGGCTTCATTGTTGGGGATAAAACGCCTGCAATACTGAACATAGTCTTTGCTTAGATACCTCCTCTGGTAGTAATAGTGTGAACCTACACGAACCGGTACGGATATATCATCTTCCTTGAATCTTGCCTTCAGCTCGTTAAATAACGCAAACTCATACCCGTTCGTTTCTGTAACAGTGCAAGTTGTCATAAACCCAAGAAAATAATGGATTCCAAGACGTGGGCTGGGTCTCTTAACAAAGAAGTGTAAACAACGCAGGTAATGTTTTTGCAATTGTGACACAATTGACGTGGGATGAAATTATTAGTGGGTTCTGCGTAATTCTTGCAAAATTGTTGTTATATTACAATCTGCCGAAGTATCTATCGATTCTAGAGTCAAATTGAACCCAAGAACTTGTAAAAGCTATCTTTTTacttcatttgaaaattgagCGCCAACATTTACAAACATATAAGTAACTAACTTCATTAATTACAAACCTTTACATCCATATACATACACAATTAAGATATATAAACATTACTAAGTTATAAACGCATGGTACTTACAAACATACCAGACATGATGGATTCGGCGTATTTATTTTCGAGCTCCAGATAGCGTTGGACGTCGGGATCGCGGCCAGCGTCTCGTAGCCAATGGTAGTTGTCAAGTCTCTTGTCTCCGAAGATCTCCATCAGGAACGGCACCTTCTTCGCCTCCGGCGGTGATAGCCGCTGCCGATGAGAGCTCATGGCAGCCGTACGTTTATTATTCGCAGTAGCAAATTAATGCAGCAGTGAAAGAATTAAACCAAACCAAATGAAGTAGTAAAGTGAAAAGTCTTGTGACGTATCTTTATTGAAACAGAGGACTGGTCTGGAGATCTTTCTTTGATCTAACTGAAATCTGATCATCAGCCGTACATCATTGACCGGAATGCAAAGTTTGTTACTGATCAGTACCGGCGAGAATGTTTGTTAAGGTGTGTTTGTTGTGTTTTATTTACCCTTGTTGCTCATCAGTATTGGCGGGAAAGTTGGTTAAGGTATGACATTGTTCATACGTCAgtgtttctatttttattcacTGGGATCGCCAACTTGGACTGCCACACACTGGTAAATATAGACACGTCAGCACTTGAGAGTATCAATATCGTTAGCAGAAAACTTGGGGAACTCAAGCGAGACTTCTTGTTTTATATGAAAGCAGTTGCAAACTTCCGGAATCATATTTGTTACTTGGCgacagcttttttttttcacttttttttttttttaggtgtaGTTTTTTAATACTTTGTCGAGTTATTTTAGTAGTAGAGTTGGTAAAGATACTTGATATGAAATTGATCACTAgtattcaaacaaaaattgagattgaagtgtcattttatcaAACAGGTGTGCTATCAAAAAGAAGTTGAAACAACAGCTCAAAAAGTCTCCCATGGAAAGCCACTGTTGATGCCTTTGTAATATTTACTAGAATTCATTTTATGTACGATTTCACAACATTATGACCCAAGAAGACCAATTTTGTATGCCGTCATCAGGTATCAGCTATTCATAGGCAGTGCTTAACGCAGGCCGTGGTGCTTCTTCGAGGAAAAATGTTGTTGATAAACTTTGAAGACAAATTGACGGTTATTCTCTGTAGTGTTCGTGGGTTACATTGACAAATACCATATATTCACaattcaaatgataaaatcagGAATAACAGTTGTATCTGTTTGAATACAAATTCATGTTCCAGTTTCACCACTTAGGAATGGAAAGAACTCTACCAAATACTACTGCGTTGAACCCAGCTGATCTTCTGCAGCAAACGCCATATAGTTTTAAGCGTCTCTAATCATCATTATTAGTCCATCAGCTCTGCTCAGAACCAGAGGCAGGAATCATACTTAGAGCCCTTCAGTATAAAAGCATATTTTTAAGTCATCATCTTGAAGTCTTCCACATCCGTACCAACACAACATGGCTCTGTGACTACTTACACAAGAAGGATTAAAAAATAGGCGTTCAACAATCGTCCAGCAGCTACCATGAGTTACTCACGTTGTCCAAAGCAGGCGAACACTCGCATTCATTCAAAAAGCAGACAGTGGGGTAGCATGAATCAAGAGTGAATCATATGGAGTGCggatttaaaaaagaaaaattcactCTTATCAGCCCCTCAGATCATTTCTTAATTCACAGAATTTGGTTCCAATAAGAAAGAAGCAAACCAAGGATGAATCTTTAACGTCAGCAGCTTACCTTCCTGGAATTAGATCATGGCCAGCACCATCTTCACATTTAAACGGCAGTAAATTGTCATCCGTTTTCATATCCCTCAGCTTTGCCATAAACTTAGCAGGCTCTGACTATTTAACGAACGAATCTATCATGATAGACCAGAGTTAGATTCAACAAGCAGTAATACATACATTCATAAAACAGAATCTAATACCTTCCTCTTGATTGCCTGATCACTGAACTGTCTGACAAAACAACCCAAAGCCGTCTTATTATTACTGGGAACAAGGATTACAATGTAGGGGTTCCTTCACAGgacattaatttctttttcttttctaaaaagGGCAGAAAGTGTAGAGATATCAAATCTCTGAGGCAGGAACTTCTACTACTCAATAGAGATACTGATAAACCAAGTAGTCATTAACAAAATCACTGCTTTTGAACATTTAGTTTCcatagaaatatatttttttcaactccCAGAAACTATTATTTCACAGGATGCCACGGTGTTTTAATCAGAAATTGTATATTATTCAGAAGGGAGCCACAAGACAAGGGATGCATTTTCTCCCTGCCCTCCCATTAGGATTAACATATACCAAATGCTATtctgctatttttttttttttttttttgaatgagaACTATTGCTCATGATGACatttacaatcatatatatacTGAGACCCGTTTACATCAATTCTGATATGACACCGCTCAGatttttaaccctctcaaatattcgagggacgtCAACTCACATTCTAAGAGAAAGACTGCCTTCACTCAAGCTCTGGGGCTCCAAGAAAGGAAATTGAAATCAAACCCCTACAATGCGTCTGCGAAGGCTCGAACCACTTCCCTCACATTTGTGAGGTAGTGACTCTGACCACTTGGGCTGGTTATGCTATTCtgctattaaaaataagatctTTGCGCTTCTAATTGGATACACTTGCTGATATTCTGCGGTCAGCTAGCATGCCTAATCTTACGTGCcctttatcattaaaaaaggTCATTTGAGGCTTGAAATGCATCCTTCAATTACTTCTTGAATCTGCCAATTCAATTCCAAACATTACATGTCAAGAACAAGGGATGATGAACAGTTGAAAAGGCCTACAGATCCcactttttttataatttttttcccaatccTTAACAAACTTTATATTGCTGTTTAGAAACTGCACCATCAACACCAGGGATCCAAGTTGCCGTCAGGAATCCAATACGAAAACCCAAAATTGTTTCAAGCAGCAGTAAGATGAAAAACAATGATTGGTAATTAATCGTA contains:
- the LOC112497176 gene encoding uncharacterized protein LOC112497176, which gives rise to MTTCTVTETNGYEFALFNELKARFKEDDISVPVRVGSHYYYQRRYLSKDYVQYCRRFIPNNEAPPSVYDIMPTGPDDPPEEVIIDEEVIKYKNSLENYRITAFKVSPNNKLVAFRENCGTVCVIDSETGAPAEKPIQGCLEFEWAGDEAFLYTRRNAIAEPQVWFHKLGEEQSKDTCLYRTREDLFDLTLEASESKKFLFVKSKTKVTGFVYYFDVSRPETLWFLPPWHLGIDMFVSHRGNQFFIRRSDGGFHSDVLTCPVDNTFETTVLIPHRERVRVEEVRLFADHIAVYELEEGLPKITTYCLPPVGEPLKTLQGGRTVDIFKSELCISRIHGIRDSQFSSSILRICFYTMRMPFSAYDYDMNTGISVLKKKETILGGFDESNYVTESKRAYASDGEEIPISIVYRKNRVKLDGSDPLLLFGYGSYGLGPSSYSNSIASRLTILDRGIIFAIAHVRGGDEKGKQWHENGKLLNKRNTFTDFIACADYLIKSNYCSEDNLCIEGGSAGGMLIGAVLNMRPELFKVAVADVPSVDVLTTILFYPRKRDLEEWGDPRMEQFYFYIKSYSPVDNVKAQNYPNILVRTAYQDKLVPFYGPAKFVAKLRDMKTDDNLLLLKCRSDGGHRQMPGSVGRLRQQQQDAFKYTFILKALNMIHAPGSEQSRN